The following are from one region of the Gossypium hirsutum isolate 1008001.06 chromosome D03, Gossypium_hirsutum_v2.1, whole genome shotgun sequence genome:
- the LOC107940936 gene encoding nuclear speckle RNA-binding protein B: protein MDSSDFPTSRSPRKELQGPRPAPLKVRKDSYKIKKPPLAPQPLLQQQQQQQPIQIRPPVIIYTVSPKVIHTNPSDFMNLVQRLTGSTSSSSSGSSTLPPSTSDHPIFSDTTSGAISPAARFATIEKTKPPAEVKRQQIYEENYGFVQGIEMNPGVERISLFPGILSPGPTSLPRISPNFFSPPSDPNSIGFFHDLSPVLHGNRNFIEGSFMPSPSSFNISPFSIPSPTTPSIDLFNNFFDL from the coding sequence ATGGATTCATCAGATTTTCCTACAAGTAGATCACCTAGAAAAGAACTTCAAGGACCTCGGCCGGCTCCTTTGAAGGTCCGTAAAGACTCGTACAAGATCAAGAAACCTCCATTGGCACCACAACCACTGCtgcagcagcaacaacaacaacaaccaaTCCAGATAAGGCCTCCCGTAATCATCTACACTGTGTCACCAAAGGTGATCCATACTAACCCTAGCGACTTCATGAACCTAGTGCAACGCCTTACAGGATCAACATCATCATCGTCTTCGGGATCTTCAACGCTTCCGCCATCAACATCCGATCACCCAATATTCAGTGATACTACCAGTGGTGCGATCTCACCAGCAGCAAGGTTTGCTACAATAGAGAAAACCAAGCCACCTGCAGAAGTGAAACGACAACAAATTTATGAAGAAAACTATGGATTTGTACAAGGCATAGAGATGAATCCTGGAGTTGAAAGGATAAGTTTGTTTCCAGGGATTTTGTCTCCTGGGCCAACCTCACTGCCTCGGATATCACCAAACTTCTTCTCACCACCGTCTGATCCAAACTCAATCGGTTTCTTCCATGATTTGAGCCCGGTTCTTCATGGGAATAGGAATTTCATAGAAGGTAGTTTCATGCCTAGTCCTTCAAGCTTTAATATTTCACCTTTTTCCATACCGTCTCCTACTACTCCATCAATAGACCTTTTCAACAATTTCTTTGACctttaa